A part of Thermococcus sp. LS1 genomic DNA contains:
- a CDS encoding V-type ATP synthase subunit E: MEGAELIIQEINREAEQKIQYILSEAQKEAEKIREEARKRAQARAEWILRKAQTQAEIEKQRIIANAKLEIRKKRLEVQEALIQEVITALRERLAELPEEEYFPMLVDLTLKAVEELGSDSVVVKSNEKTIELLRGRLEEFKKALAEKLGRDVEVTLGEPITTIGGILVEIPDGTVRVDNTFEARIERFEGELRAAIAKALFG; encoded by the coding sequence ATGGAAGGAGCAGAGCTGATCATTCAGGAGATAAACAGGGAGGCGGAGCAGAAGATACAGTATATACTCAGCGAGGCTCAAAAGGAAGCGGAGAAGATTAGGGAGGAAGCGAGAAAGAGGGCCCAAGCCAGAGCCGAGTGGATACTCAGGAAGGCCCAGACCCAGGCCGAGATAGAAAAGCAGCGTATAATAGCCAACGCCAAGCTTGAGATAAGAAAGAAGAGGCTCGAAGTTCAGGAGGCCCTCATCCAGGAGGTCATAACGGCCCTCCGCGAAAGGCTCGCCGAACTTCCTGAGGAAGAGTACTTCCCGATGCTCGTCGATTTAACCCTCAAGGCTGTCGAAGAGCTTGGAAGCGACAGCGTCGTCGTGAAGTCCAACGAGAAGACCATTGAGCTGCTCAGAGGAAGACTCGAAGAGTTCAAGAAGGCCCTCGCTGAAAAGCTCGGAAGGGACGTTGAGGTTACCCTCGGTGAACCGATTACCACAATCGGCGGCATCCTCGTCGAGATCCCCGACGGAACCGTTAGGGTAGACAACACCTTCGAGGCCAGGATAGAGAGGTTTGAGGGCGAGCTCAGGGCGGCGATAGCCAAGGCTCTCTTCGGGTGA